One segment of Triticum aestivum cultivar Chinese Spring chromosome 2A, IWGSC CS RefSeq v2.1, whole genome shotgun sequence DNA contains the following:
- the LOC123190786 gene encoding uncharacterized protein At2g39795, mitochondrial, with the protein MARRLLHLRPRLQALAPRLVPSRPYMSDMRRSVFLDRLLRSLRSEISSCSPEPAPPLPPSAAPFAVDDRPGEQWVRLRRAFGEQGEEEEVRVDASMVDGAVAPTRSGVVAEDGGPQDRMHISVHVEVTKPARPDFALKFECSAWPEEMDVERVFPVRLSGPAPEQQYMGRQFRELDEEMQTAVRDYLEQRGVNDELAAYLHTYMENKEQTELVGWLKNIECYLKK; encoded by the exons ATGGCCCGGCGGCTGCTCCACCTCCGGCCCCGCCTCCAGGCGCTCGCCCCCCGCCTCGTCCCTTCGCGGCCGTACATGTCCGACATGCGCCGCTCGGTCTTCCTCGAccgcctcctccgctccctccGCTCCGAGATCTCCTCCTGCAGccccgagcccgcgccgccgctgccgccctccgccgcgccgtTCGCCGTCGACGACCGTCCCGGCGAGCAGTGGGTGCGCCTGCGCCGCGCGTTCGGGgagcagggggaggaggaggaggtcagggTGGATGCCTCGATGGTCGACGGCGCCGTGGCGCCCACCCGCTCCGGCGTGGTCGCCGAGGACGGCGGGCCACAGGACAGGATGCACATCAGCGTCCACGTCGAGGTCACCAAGCCCGCGCGGCCTGACTTTGCGCTCAAGTTCGAGTGCTCTGCCTGGCCCGAGGAGATGGACGTGGAGAGGGTCTTCCCCGTCCGCCTCAGCGGGCCAGCGCCGGAGCAGCAATACATGGGCCGACAGTTCAG GGAGTTAGATGAGGAGATGCAAACTGCAGTGCGTGATTACCTGGAGCAGAGAGGGGTGAATGATGAGCTAGCAGCATACCTGCACACTTACATGGAAAACAAGGAGCAGACAGAGCTTGTAGGGTGGCTGAAAAACATCGAGTGTTATCTCAAGAAGTAG
- the LOC123190787 gene encoding zinc finger BED domain-containing protein RICESLEEPER 2, with translation MASSETSAAPAARSSDVAGHSTPDATPDTSAEEASQGATDGSVRVGNKRRKLPSFIWSDFEKLFVDGEWKAECIYCAEILPAEAAGGTSHLEDHLMSCADWHALAAPQESRLSKAFDGGEADWEDVLFDQEVARKHLAMMICAHDYPLSIVNHAGFRKLCYALQPMFQMVSRNDIRKDILGMHAAEKDKMVKYFADFKGRVAISTDMWTAEHQKRGYMVVTAHFLDESWQLKSFMLRFVYVPCPHNAAVICQALHESLVEWHLERKILTVTLDNCIPSDEAMEHLPDKLDLKSLLLEGKYLHMRCGAHMLNLIVKDGMDLMEKSIERVRDSVAYWSATPGRHDKFEKMAQTLNIEYKERLFLDCKTRWNSTYRMLTIALEYIEIFETLLAQW, from the exons ATGGCATCTTCTGAAACCAGCGCCGCACCGGCAGCACGGAGCTCAGATGTGGCTGGACATTCAACTCCAGATGCCACACCGGACACTAGTGCTGAAGAAGCATCACAAGGTGCCACTGATGGGTCTGTCAGAGTTGGCAATAAGAGAAGAAAGCTTCCATCATTCATATGGAGCGATTTCGAGAAACTGTTTGTCGATGGGGAATGGAAAGCCGAGTGCATCTATTGTGCCGAAATTCTTCCTGCAGAAGCTGCAGGTGGCACGTCACACCTGGAGGACCACCTGATGTCGTGTGCTGATTGGCATGCACTGGCAGCCCCACAGGAATCAAGGTTGTCAAAGGCTTTTGACGGCGGGGAAGCCGATTGGGAGGATGTTCTGTTTGATCAAGAGGTTGCCAGGAAACATCTTGCGATGATGATCTGTGCTCATGATTACCCTCTGTCTATCGTCAATCATGCGGGTTTTCGGAAACTGTGTTACGCATTACAACCAATGTTTCAGATGGTATCAAGAAATGACATTAGAAAAGATATTTTGGGTATGCATGCGGCCGAGAAGGATAagatggtgaagtattttgcagaCTTTAAAGGTCGAGTCGCCATCAGTACAGACATGTGGACTGCAGAACATCAGAAGAGAGGTTACATGGTAGTCACTGCACATTTCCTTGATGAATCTTGGCAACTCAAGAGTTTTATGTTGAG GTTTGTTTATGTGCCTTGCCCACATAATGCTGCAGTCATATGTCAAGCACTGCATGAGTCCCTTGTTGAGTGGCATCTCGAGAGAAAGATATTGACGGTGACTCTGGACAATTGTATACCAAGTGATGAAGCTATGGAACATTTGCCAGATAAGTTGGATCTGAAATCTCTTCTATTGGAGGGTAAATATCTGCATATGCGCTGTGGTGCACATATGCTTAATCTGATTGTGAAAGATGGCATGGATCTCATGGAGAAGAGTATAGAACGGGTTCGTGATAGTGTTGCATATTGGTCAGCTACTCCTGGGAGACATGATAAATTTGAAAAAATGGCACAGACTCTGAACATTGAATACAAGGAAAGGTTGTTTCTTGATTGTAAAACCAGATGGAATTCAACATACAGAATGCTAACTATTGCATTAGAATACATTGAGATTTTTGAAACACTactggcgcagtggtga